The nucleotide sequence ATACTCCCGGATGGTGGTATTGTCGCCAATGATCGTTCGGGTGTACTCGTTCTTGAATTTCAGATCCTGCGGAGTCGATGAGATGACGGCGCCGGGATAAATCTTGCAGTTCCGACCAATGCGGGCGCCTTCATTGATGACTGCATGCGAACCTATCCATGTCCCTTCGGCAATCTCAACGTCTTTATGAATGATGGCGAACGGTTCGACCACCACATTCTGAGCGATCTTTGCTTCGGGATGAATATACGCTAATGGTTGAATCATTATGGGATTGTCATTAATGATCATTATCAGTCATTTATAGCCATTTGTTGCAACCGGGAATGACAACGTAATGACAAAGGATGACAATAAATGACTATTTTTTCTTTACCAGGCTGGCAATCATGTCGGCTTCGCAAACGAGGTTTGTGTTAACGTAGCCCCGGCCCTGCATCTTCACGATACCGCGCTTCATGGGCGAGGTAAACTCACATTTAAAGATTACCGTATCGCCGGGTAAAACGTTGCGTCGAAACCGGCAGTTTTCGATACCAATCAGGTAAGGCCAGTAATTTTCGGGGTCGGGCACGGTGCTCAGCACCAGAATTCCGCCCGTCTGGGCCATGGCTTCAAGCTGCATAACGCCCGGCATGACGGGATTTCCGGGGAAGTGGCCCGGAAAGAACGGCTCGTTCATCGTTACGTTCTTGAGACCCACCACGCTGTTCTCGTCCAGGGCAATGATTTTATCAATCATCTGGAAGGGGTAGCGGTGCGGCAGCAGCTGCGAGATGCGGTTAATATCCAGCACGGGCGGCTGCTTCGGGTCGTACTGCGGCACCTGGTTAGCCGCGTTTTTCTGAATCAGCTTCTTGATCTTCTTGGCGAAGGCTACGTTGGCCGCGTGGCCGGGCCGGGCCGCCAGAATCTGCGCTTTAATCGGTCGCCCGATCAGCGCCAGATCCCCCACCATATCGAGCAGCTTATGGCGGGCCATCTCGTTGGGGTAGTGCAGCTGCAGGTTGTTCAGGATGCCTTCCTGCTTGTTAACGCTCACCTTCGGCTTGTGCAGCAGATCAGCCAGGTAATCCAGTTCACCATCGTTCACCTCGCGGTCCACGATCACAATGGCATTGGTCAGGTCGCCCCCTTTAATCAAGTTCTGCTTATAGAGTGCTTCCAGCTCGTGCAGAAACACAAACGTCCGGCAGTTGGCAATCTGTTCGGGAAACTGACTGATATCGTTCAGGTAAGCGTGCTGGCTGCTTATAACTCGTGAGTTATAATCCACCATCACC is from Spirosoma taeanense and encodes:
- a CDS encoding bifunctional UDP-3-O-[3-hydroxymyristoyl] N-acetylglucosamine deacetylase/3-hydroxyacyl-ACP dehydratase, which gives rise to MNTKQQTIQKAVSVSGVGLHTGVSATMTFLPAPTNHGYKFQRIDLPGQPIVDADVDNVVDLSRGTTLEQSGARVHTVEHTLAALVGLQLDNILIQLDGPEPPILDGSSIQFIDALREAGIEEQNAQRNYFEVNEYVHYRNPEKDIELAALPLNDYRLTVMVDYNSRVISSQHAYLNDISQFPEQIANCRTFVFLHELEALYKQNLIKGGDLTNAIVIVDREVNDGELDYLADLLHKPKVSVNKQEGILNNLQLHYPNEMARHKLLDMVGDLALIGRPIKAQILAARPGHAANVAFAKKIKKLIQKNAANQVPQYDPKQPPVLDINRISQLLPHRYPFQMIDKIIALDENSVVGLKNVTMNEPFFPGHFPGNPVMPGVMQLEAMAQTGGILVLSTVPDPENYWPYLIGIENCRFRRNVLPGDTVIFKCEFTSPMKRGIVKMQGRGYVNTNLVCEADMIASLVKKK